From a single Lewinella sp. LCG006 genomic region:
- a CDS encoding CBS domain-containing protein — translation MKKRTPVSKIMTKDPISVNLSNDLADVVQIFKERNIHHIPVVSGDRLLGMISKTDIDRISYVNSYATEAANAVVYDILKLEQVMTSNLETIQAEDQIKEAAELLARGSYHALPVMEGNKLAGIVTSTDVINYLLEQF, via the coding sequence ATGAAGAAAAGAACGCCCGTCTCAAAGATCATGACCAAAGATCCCATCAGCGTCAATTTATCAAATGACTTAGCTGACGTCGTACAGATTTTCAAGGAGCGTAATATTCATCACATCCCAGTAGTGTCAGGAGATAGATTGTTAGGAATGATCAGTAAAACAGATATTGATCGTATTTCCTACGTCAACTCCTATGCCACAGAAGCGGCTAATGCAGTAGTGTATGATATTTTGAAGTTAGAGCAGGTGATGACTTCTAACTTAGAAACGATTCAGGCAGAAGACCAGATTAAAGAGGCTGCCGAATTACTAGCTAGAGGAAGCTACCACGCATTACCAGTGATGGAGGGTAATAAATTAGCTGGAATTGTTACTTCGACGGATGTTATCAACTACCTCTTGGAGCAATTCTAA
- the bshB1 gene encoding bacillithiol biosynthesis deacetylase BshB1, which yields MGSHVNKVDILAIGVHPDDIELACCGTLLRHMDEGKTVGLLDLTRGELGSRGSAEIRTQEATKAAEMMGARFRWNADMADGFFQVTPENTLKIIQFIRACQPTIVLANALHDRHPDHGRAAKLVADACFYSGLLRIETLDAAGNPQEKWRPDNVYHYIQDRNLTPDFVVDITPYIDRKMEIIMAYSSQFYSPEAKEYEEEVSTPISGAQFKNFLRAKAASYGRETGYDFGEGFNVTRVPGVKDLFSLD from the coding sequence ATGGGCTCCCACGTGAATAAAGTAGACATCCTGGCCATTGGTGTTCACCCTGATGATATAGAATTGGCTTGTTGCGGCACCCTCCTCCGACACATGGATGAAGGAAAAACGGTAGGGCTGTTAGATCTTACCCGTGGAGAATTGGGTAGTAGAGGCAGTGCCGAGATTCGTACCCAGGAAGCAACTAAAGCTGCCGAAATGATGGGTGCTCGCTTTCGTTGGAATGCTGATATGGCGGATGGCTTTTTCCAGGTTACACCTGAAAATACCCTCAAGATTATTCAGTTTATTCGAGCTTGCCAACCTACTATCGTCCTGGCCAATGCACTACACGACCGGCATCCTGATCATGGCCGGGCAGCAAAATTAGTGGCTGATGCTTGTTTTTATAGCGGCCTCCTACGCATTGAAACCCTGGATGCAGCAGGGAATCCCCAAGAAAAATGGCGCCCAGATAATGTTTATCATTACATTCAGGATCGCAACCTCACACCTGATTTCGTGGTGGATATCACACCGTATATCGACCGGAAGATGGAGATTATCATGGCGTACAGCTCCCAGTTCTACAGTCCTGAAGCCAAAGAATACGAGGAAGAAGTAAGTACACCGATCAGTGGTGCACAGTTCAAAAATTTCTTGCGCGCGAAAGCTGCTAGTTATGGCCGTGAAACGGGGTACGACTTTGGGGAGGGGTTCAATGTCACGCGTGTTCCTGGTGTGAAGGATCTCTTTAGTCTGGATTGA
- a CDS encoding NAD-dependent epimerase/dehydratase family protein, whose product MKVLITGGAGYVGYALVRQLMFAPEISEIIIYDNLSRRNYAFFDHQKFSEKPLRFVHGDILDGRKLNQTLKGVSVVYHLAAKVTTPFADMDAHSFDQINHWGTAQVAYAAEQQEVQHLVYLSSASVYGDSEEAVNEGSTLNPKSYYGIAKLAGEEQVLRLQKKMKIHVVRSGNVYGYNPTYRIDAVINRFIFEAHFEGRVSVQGSGEQQRSFIHVDKLATALRQLLTASVDSGTYDLAEHNFSINDILLSVKVLYPELETININPNMPRRNISLVLPTALWQQLKIPEISLLEEVQAFQAVFSFRTR is encoded by the coding sequence ATGAAAGTACTCATTACCGGCGGTGCCGGCTACGTAGGATACGCCTTGGTGCGGCAATTGATGTTTGCACCAGAGATCAGTGAAATCATCATTTACGACAACTTATCGCGTCGGAATTATGCTTTTTTTGACCACCAGAAGTTTAGCGAAAAGCCCCTCCGATTTGTGCACGGCGATATTCTGGATGGCCGCAAGTTGAATCAAACCCTGAAGGGCGTTTCGGTGGTCTACCACCTGGCCGCAAAAGTGACGACGCCATTTGCGGACATGGATGCCCACAGTTTTGATCAGATCAATCACTGGGGAACGGCGCAGGTAGCTTATGCCGCAGAACAGCAGGAAGTACAGCATTTGGTCTATTTGAGCAGTGCCTCGGTTTATGGCGATTCCGAAGAAGCGGTCAACGAAGGGAGCACGCTTAACCCCAAATCGTATTACGGGATTGCTAAACTAGCGGGTGAAGAACAAGTGCTGCGTTTGCAGAAGAAGATGAAAATTCACGTTGTTCGCTCCGGTAATGTTTATGGCTATAATCCTACTTATCGTATCGATGCAGTCATCAACCGCTTTATTTTTGAAGCCCACTTTGAAGGAAGGGTGAGTGTGCAAGGATCCGGCGAACAGCAGCGATCTTTTATCCACGTTGATAAATTGGCAACAGCCTTAAGGCAATTACTGACTGCTTCGGTTGATTCTGGCACCTATGATCTGGCAGAGCACAATTTTTCAATCAATGATATTTTACTTTCGGTAAAGGTGCTCTATCCAGAATTAGAGACGATTAATATTAATCCCAACATGCCTCGTCGGAACATTAGTTTGGTCCTGCCAACCGCGCTTTGGCAGCAATTGAAAATACCGGAAATAAGTTTGCTGGAGGAAGTTCAAGCTTTTCAGGCAGTATTTTCCTTTCGTACAAGGTAG
- a CDS encoding GxxExxY protein, whose protein sequence is MITSKKVLDELTYQVIGAAIEVHKALGPGLLESVYHRCLAKELSIKGLSFSSEHLVPIHYKGEEFDTFLRCDFLVEDLLVVEIKSVAAFAPIFNAQLLTYMNLLNRPKGLLINFNVVNIFHEGQRTLVNETFRILPEG, encoded by the coding sequence ATGATAACGAGTAAAAAAGTACTAGACGAATTAACTTATCAAGTCATTGGAGCCGCTATAGAGGTACATAAAGCATTAGGGCCAGGCTTATTAGAAAGTGTATATCATCGGTGTTTGGCGAAAGAATTAAGTATAAAAGGGCTGTCTTTTTCATCTGAGCACCTTGTGCCAATTCATTATAAAGGCGAAGAATTTGATACTTTTCTCCGGTGTGATTTTTTAGTGGAAGATTTATTGGTAGTGGAAATTAAATCGGTAGCAGCCTTCGCGCCAATCTTTAATGCGCAACTGCTTACCTATATGAACCTGCTTAATCGCCCTAAAGGATTACTCATTAATTTCAATGTAGTCAACATATTTCATGAAGGGCAACGGACTTTGGTCAATGAAACTTTTCGAATTTTGCCAGAAGGTTGA